A section of the Oryzias melastigma strain HK-1 linkage group LG14, ASM292280v2, whole genome shotgun sequence genome encodes:
- the synj1 gene encoding synaptojanin-1 isoform X5, protein MAFSKGYRIYHKLDPPPYSVIVETRSRDECLMFESGAVAVLSAAEKEAIKSTYTKIVDAYGILGVLRLNLGDSMLHSLVVVTGCSSAGKVQDSEVFRVTQTDFISLRNDPGDEDRISEVRKLLNSGHFYFAWSSTGVSLDLSLNAHRRILEDTTDNRFFWNQSLHLHLKHYGVNCEDWLLRLMCGSVEIRTIYAGHKQAKACIFSRLSSERAGTRFNVRGANDDGQVANFVETEQVIFLEDRVSSFIQIRGSIPLFWEQPGIQVGSHRVKLSRGFEANAPAFERHFAALRRLYGKQVIINLLGGKEGEHMLSKAFQSHLKASEHAASVKMINFDYHQNVRGGKADKLHSVLKPLLNKFIEDCGFFYYSGETGIVRTQGGTMRTNCLDCLDRTNSVQAFFGLEMLTKQLEQMGLTEKPQLVARFQEVFRTMWSVNGDSISKIYAGTGALDGKAKAGKLKDGARSVTRTIQNNFFDTSKQEAIDILRLGSTLNSDLADKARALLTTSSLYVTEPVLQSASPRVLLGMCQSYHKYTRPKQIRVCVGTWNVNGGKQFRSIAFRNQTLNDWLLDAPMKAGHPEFQDSKANPIDIFAIGFEEMVELNAGNIVSASTTNQKLWAAELQKNISRDHKYVLLASEQLVGVCLFVFIRPQHAPFIRDVAVDTVKTGMGGATGNKGGVAIRLLFHTTSICFVCSHFAAGQSQVKERNDDYNEITRRLSFPMGRLLYSHDYVFWCGDFNYRINLPNEEVKELIRQQNWDALTAGDQLVEQKNAGAIFRGFIEGKLDFAPTYKYDLFSEDYDTSEKCRTPAWTDRILWKRRKWNFNKTAEEMNVVGASSTAAENEEDPEYAWSPGVLQYYGRAELKTSDHRPVVAVIDVDILEVDPESRHQVYKDVIGKQGPPDGTILVSLCSSGPDDYFSDDLIDELLDKFSSFGDVILIRFVEEKMWVTFLEGYSALAALSLSASTVLGKVVDIRLRSPGWIKSLEEEMSVERIFGSIPTSASSTLLAEDADVDEDEFDMEGEVDEEVEEILPQHLQPGAGSGPGSSPLPSPRSSPCPSPTHGEPTAPSRPSRSQQPSRPSQEMEISPLSLRLEFPGPPVDFQPGAPPSGGLEPKRPPPPRPTPPPARPAPPQRPPPPSGRGQAAAGAPGPGGAPRPNIPPRAGVISMPPQSRPPPPAHPGAPRPIPEVHPGAPRPVPDTHPGAPRPVPSAHAKPPDLPLGPPPSGPPPAAPFALKPQTQSPPQPQPPSSSAPSQLPPPMQPTLPAPLQPQQAGAPPAAAAAAPSGTPAGPQQGLASPKPPPRSRSSHALPPDAAKPESAPTAQTNGLNGIQREAQWRPNPFDKLALDFHSAPSWHSTQSLSRGSSLHAPPSVPPSVFSSTTLPSSFSHQSSALLDLQALESSSSSSLSTPSPFASSLLPPPPVPSRSRSQEMLRSSPNAFVTDPLPARPSSTNPFTGPLTQQQQHRRPLTPDFNFQLQASLQKSSSAVAPLLVPTPAPTAQLHRTTSLFGPPSNQSARLPESASAPVLPLAPPSSLPPTFALQPQPAPLGPMPKRQWVTFDDELDFSSRAQTQNPVFPSTSIGSQPSRSVFASEPDWLSSASLTSQKQLQPSSSVFVSEPDWLSSAPLVPKQQNQPPRSVFDSEPEWLSSAPASLVSKQQNQPSRSATVSEPDWLSSSSN, encoded by the exons ATGGCTTTCAGCAAAGGTTATCGCATCTACCACAAGCTGGATCCCCCTCCTTACAGTGTCATAGTGGAAACCAGGTCGAGGGATGAATGCCTGATGTTTGAATCGGGGGCTGTTGCTGTTCTAT CGGCTGCAGAGAAGGAGGCCATTAAAAGTACATACACAAAGATTGTTGATGCCTATGGGATTCTTGGTGTACTTCGTCTTAACCTGG GTGACTCCATGCTGCACAGTCTTGTGGTTGTGACGGGATGCAGTTCTGCTGGCAAGGTGCAGGATTCAGAGGTTTTTAGGGTCACACAGACAGATTTTATATCACTGAGGAACGATCCAGGGGATGAGGACAGAATCTCAGAGGTCCGTAAGCTCCTAAACTCAGGTCACTTCTACTTTGCCTGGTCTTCCACTGGCGTCAGCCTGGACTTGAGTCTCAACGCACATCGCAGGATTCTAGAAGATACCACAGATAACCGCTTCTTTTG GAACCAGTCTTTGCATCTGCACCTTAAACACTATGGAGTTAATTGTGAGGACTGGCTGCTGAGGCTGATGTGTGGCAGCGTGGAGATCAGGACCATTTATGCGGGGCATAAACAAGCCAAGGCCTGCATCTTCTCTCGCCTCAGCTCAGAGCGAGCTGGCACTCGGTTTAATGTTCGAGGAGCAAATGATGACGGGCAAGTGGCCAACTTTGTGGAAACGGAACAG GTTATTTTCCTTGAAGACAGAGTATCATCCTTCATACAGATCCGTGGGTCCATTCCACTTTTCTGGGAACAACCAGGAATACAG GTTGGTTCTCATCGTGTGAAACTCTCAAGGGGATTTGAAGCTAACGCCCCGGCTTTTGAAAG ACACTTTGCTGCCCTGCGTAGGTTGTATGGAAAACAGGTGATCATTAACCTtctgggagggaaggaaggGGAGCACATGCTCAGCAAGGCTTTTCAG AGTCACCTGAAGGCGTCGGAACATGCAGCCTCTGTGAAAATGATCAACTTTGACTACCATCAAAATGTGAGGGGTGGCAAAGCAGACAAACTCCACAGCGTTTTGAAGCCTCTGCTCAATAAGTTCATTGAGGACTGTGGCTTCTTTTATTACTCTGGGGAAACTGGCATTGTAAG GACTCAGGGAGGAACCATGAGGACCAACTGCCTGGACTGTTTGGATAGAACTAACAGTGTTCAAGCCTTTTTTGGCCTGGAG aTGTTGACCAAACAGTTAGAACAAATGGGCCTGACAGAGAAACCCCAGCTGGTGGCCAGGTTCCAGGAGGTTTTCAGAACCATGTGGTCTGTGAACGGGGACTCCATCAGTAAGATCTATGCAGGCACTGGTGCTCTGGATGGGAAAGCCAAG GCGGGAAAGCTTAAAGATGGCGCGCGCTCCGTCACACGGACCATCCAAAACAACTTCTTTGACACCTCCAAGCAGGAAGCCATCGATATCTTAAGACTGGGCTCCACACTGAACAGTGATCTGGCAGACAAAGCTCGTGCTTTGCTCACCACTTCCAGTCTTTATG TCACTGAGCCTGTCTTACAATCAG CCTCTCCAAGAGTGTTGCTGGGAATGTGTCAAAGCTACCACAAATACACGCGGCCGAAGCAGATCCGCGTGTGCGTCGGCACCTGGAATGTGAACGGGGGCAAACAGTTCCGCAGCATAGCTTTCCGCAACCAAACACTCAACGACTGGCTCTTGGATGCTCCGATGAAGGCCGGGCATCCTGAGTTCCAGG aCAGCAAAGCAAACCCCATAGATATCTTTGCCATCGGATTTGAGGAAATGGTTGAACTGAATGCTGGGAACATTGTCAGTGCAAG cacCACTAACCAAAAACTCTGGGCAGCAGAgcttcaaaaaaacatttccagggACCACAAGTATGTGCTGCTGGCATCAGAGCAGCTTGTAGgagtgtgtctgtttgttttcatccGCCCTCAGCACGCTCCGTTCATCAG AGACGTAGCTGTAGACACAGTGAAaactggaatgggcggggccacaggtAACAAAGGAGGCGTGGCCATCCGTCTGCTGTTCCACACCACCAGCATCTGCTTTGTGTGCTCCCACTTTGCCGCCGGCCAATCCCAGGTCAAAGAGAGGAATGATGACTACAACGAGATCACGCGCAGACTCAGTTTCCCCATG GGTCGTCTGCTCTACTCACATGATTACGTGTTCTGGTGTGGAGACTTCAACTACCGAATCAACCTGCCCAACgaggaagtgaaggagctcatcCGACAGCAGAATTGGGATGCTTTGACAGCTGGGGATCAGCTGGTGGAACAGAAAAATGCCGGAGCG ATCTTCAGGGGGTTCATTGAGGGAAAATTGGATTTTGCCCCCACCTACAAATACGACCTCTTCTCAGAAGATTATGACACCAGTGAGAAGTGCCGCACGCCGGCGTGGACGGACCGCATCCTTTGGAAGAGGAGAAAGTGGAACTTCAACAAAACGG CAGAGGAGATGAATGTTGTTGGAGCGTCATCTACTGCTGCGGAGAATGAGGAGGATCCGGAATATGCATGGAGCCCTGGTGTTTTACAGTACTATGGGAGAGCTGAGCTAAAGACCTCAGACCACAG GCCTGTTGTGGCAGTAATAGATGTGGATATCCTGGAAGTGGACCCAGAATCTCGGCACCAGGTCTACAAAGATGTCATTGGCAAGCAGGGGCCTCCAGATGGCACCATCCTGGTGTCGCTCTGCTCCTCTGGGCCCGATGATTACTTCAGCGATGACCTAATTGATGAGCTACTGGATAAATTTTCCAGTTTTGGAGATGTCATCCTCATCAG ATTCGTTGAGGAAAAGATGTGGGTGACTTTCCTGGAAGGTTATTCTGCTTTGGCAGCTCTTTCACTGAGTGCTTCCACT GTTCTTGGGAAGGTGGTTGACATCCGCCTCAGAAGCCCGGGCTGGATCAAGAGTCTGGAGGAGGAGATGAGTGTGGAAAGGATCTTCGGAAGCATTCCCACATCAGCCAGCTCCACTCTGCTCGCCGAAGACGCCGACGTGGATGAGGATGAATTTGACATGGAGG gtgaaGTGGATGAGGAAGTGGAGGAGATTCTTCCACAGCACCTGCAGCCCGGAGCCGGTTCTGGTCCCGGTTCCtctcccctcccctccccccgCAGCAGTCCCTGTCCCTCCCCCACCCACGGTGAACCCACCGCACCCAGCAGGCCCAGCCGTTCCCAGCAACCCTCCCGACCATCACAAG AAATGGAAATAAGTCCTTTGTCTCTGAGATTGGAGTTTCCAG GACCCCCTGTTGACTTTCAGCCTGGAGCGCCCCCATCTGGAGGCCTGGAGCCCAAGCGCCCACCACCCCCTCGACCCACTCCCCCTCCTGCTAGACCCGCTCCACCTCAGCGGCCCCCACCACCATCAG GTCGTggacaagctgctgctggagctccAGGACCTGGAGGAGCTCCCAGACCT AATATTCCCCCTAGAGCCGGAGTGATTAGCATGCCCCCTCAGTCTCGCCCCCCGCCTCCCGCTCACCCCGGGGCGCCGCGGCCCATCCCGGAGGTGCATCCAGGCGCCCCTCGGCCGGTTCCAGACACCCATCCTGGAGCCCCACGCCCTGTTCCCAGCGCCCATGCCAAACCACCAGACCTTCCTTTGG GTCCTCCTCCATCAGGACCTCCTCCTGCAGCCCCCTTCGCTTTAAAACCCCAGACTCAGTCCCCCCCACAGCCTCAGCCGCCCTCATCTTCTGCTCCGTCACAACTCCCACCACCCATGCAGCCCACACTTCCAGCTCCTCTGCAGCCACAGCAGGCCGgagctcctccagcagcagcagcagcagctccctcCGGCACCCCCGCTGGGCCTCAGCAGGGCCTGGCCTCTCCCAAACCTCCGCCCCGTTCCCGCTCCTCTCACGCTCTGCCACCTGATGCTGCCAAACCCGAGAGCGCCCCAACTGCACAG ACAAACGGATTGAATGGAATCCAAAGAGAAGCACAATGGAGGCCCAACCCTTTTGACAAGCTCGCATTAGACTTCCACTCCGCCCCTTCCTGGCACAGCACCCAGTCACTGAGCAGAGGCTCCTCCCTCCACGCTCCCCCCTCCGTCCCTCCATCGGTGTTTTCCTCCACAACGCTGCCGTCCTCCTTCTCCCACCAGTCCTCTGCTCTGTTGGACCTCCAAGCTTTGgagtcctcctcctcttcctcgctcTCCACCCCGTCGCCGTTTGCCTCTTCCTTACTCCCGCCCCCTCCGGTGCCGTCCCGCAGCAGGTCGCAGGAGATGCTGCGCTCCTCCCCGAACGCTTTCGTGACTGACCCCCTGCCGGCCCGACCCAGCAGCACCAATCCTTTCACCGGACCGCtgactcagcagcagcagcaccgtCGCCCGCTCACCCCCGACTTCAACTTCCAACTTCAAGCAAGCCTTCAGAAAAGCTCGTCTGCTGTCGCTCCGCTGCTCGTCCCGACCCCCGCACCAACCGCCCAGCTCCACAGGACCACGTCCCTGTTTGGACCACCATCGAATCAAAGTGCCCGGCTTCCCGAATCAGCATCTGCCCCTGTTTTGCCTCTGGCTCCCCCTTCGTCCCTTCCACCTACCTTTGCCCTTCAGCCCCAGCCAGCTCCTTTAGGACCGATGCCCAAAAGGCAGTGGGTGACTTTTGACGACGAATTGGATTTTTCCTCCCGAGCTCAAACACAAAACCCCGTCTTCCCATCTACTTCCATCGGGTCCCAACCCTCTCGCTCCGTGTTTGCCTCAGAACCCGACTGGTTATCCTCTGCCTCCCTGACATCCCAAAAGCAGCTCCAACCTTCtagttctgtttttgtctcagaACCCGACTGGTTATCCTCTGCCCCTCTGGTACCAAAACAGCAGAACCAACCGCCTCGCTCCGTCTTTGACTCAGAACCCGAGTGGTTATCCTCCGCCCCCGCCTCCCTGGTGTCTAAACAGCAGAACCAACCTTCCCGTTCTGCCACCGTCTCCGAGCCTGACTGGCTATCTTCTTCCTCCAACTAG
- the synj1 gene encoding synaptojanin-1 isoform X4 translates to MAFSKGYRIYHKLDPPPYSVIVETRSRDECLMFESGAVAVLSAAEKEAIKSTYTKIVDAYGILGVLRLNLGDSMLHSLVVVTGCSSAGKVQDSEVFRVTQTDFISLRNDPGDEDRISEVRKLLNSGHFYFAWSSTGVSLDLSLNAHRRILEDTTDNRFFWNQSLHLHLKHYGVNCEDWLLRLMCGSVEIRTIYAGHKQAKACIFSRLSSERAGTRFNVRGANDDGQVANFVETEQVIFLEDRVSSFIQIRGSIPLFWEQPGIQVGSHRVKLSRGFEANAPAFERHFAALRRLYGKQVIINLLGGKEGEHMLSKAFQSHLKASEHAASVKMINFDYHQNVRGGKADKLHSVLKPLLNKFIEDCGFFYYSGETGIVRTQGGTMRTNCLDCLDRTNSVQAFFGLEMLTKQLEQMGLTEKPQLVARFQEVFRTMWSVNGDSISKIYAGTGALDGKAKAGKLKDGARSVTRTIQNNFFDTSKQEAIDILRLGSTLNSDLADKARALLTTSSLYVTEPVLQSASPRVLLGMCQSYHKYTRPKQIRVCVGTWNVNGGKQFRSIAFRNQTLNDWLLDAPMKAGHPEFQDSKANPIDIFAIGFEEMVELNAGNIVSASTTNQKLWAAELQKNISRDHKYVLLASEQLVGVCLFVFIRPQHAPFIRDVAVDTVKTGMGGATGNKGGVAIRLLFHTTSICFVCSHFAAGQSQVKERNDDYNEITRRLSFPMGRLLYSHDYVFWCGDFNYRINLPNEEVKELIRQQNWDALTAGDQLVEQKNAGAIFRGFIEGKLDFAPTYKYDLFSEDYDTSEKCRTPAWTDRILWKRRKWNFNKTAEEMNVVGASSTAAENEEDPEYAWSPGVLQYYGRAELKTSDHRPVVAVIDVDILEVDPESRHQVYKDVIGKQGPPDGTILVSLCSSGPDDYFSDDLIDELLDKFSSFGDVILIRFVEEKMWVTFLEGYSALAALSLSASTVLGKVVDIRLRSPGWIKSLEEEMSVERIFGSIPTSASSTLLAEDADVDEDEFDMEGEVDEEVEEILPQHLQPGAGSGPGSSPLPSPRSSPCPSPTHGEPTAPSRPSRSQQPSRPSQGPPVDFQPGAPPSGGLEPKRPPPPRPTPPPARPAPPQRPPPPSGAKSPALPRPDPRAGRGQAAAGAPGPGGAPRPNIPPRAGVISMPPQSRPPPPAHPGAPRPIPEVHPGAPRPVPDTHPGAPRPVPSAHAKPPDLPLGPPPSGPPPAAPFALKPQTQSPPQPQPPSSSAPSQLPPPMQPTLPAPLQPQQAGAPPAAAAAAPSGTPAGPQQGLASPKPPPRSRSSHALPPDAAKPESAPTAQTNGLNGIQREAQWRPNPFDKLALDFHSAPSWHSTQSLSRGSSLHAPPSVPPSVFSSTTLPSSFSHQSSALLDLQALESSSSSSLSTPSPFASSLLPPPPVPSRSRSQEMLRSSPNAFVTDPLPARPSSTNPFTGPLTQQQQHRRPLTPDFNFQLQASLQKSSSAVAPLLVPTPAPTAQLHRTTSLFGPPSNQSARLPESASAPVLPLAPPSSLPPTFALQPQPAPLGPMPKRQWVTFDDELDFSSRAQTQNPVFPSTSIGSQPSRSVFASEPDWLSSASLTSQKQLQPSSSVFVSEPDWLSSAPLVPKQQNQPPRSVFDSEPEWLSSAPASLVSKQQNQPSRSATVSEPDWLSSSSN, encoded by the exons ATGGCTTTCAGCAAAGGTTATCGCATCTACCACAAGCTGGATCCCCCTCCTTACAGTGTCATAGTGGAAACCAGGTCGAGGGATGAATGCCTGATGTTTGAATCGGGGGCTGTTGCTGTTCTAT CGGCTGCAGAGAAGGAGGCCATTAAAAGTACATACACAAAGATTGTTGATGCCTATGGGATTCTTGGTGTACTTCGTCTTAACCTGG GTGACTCCATGCTGCACAGTCTTGTGGTTGTGACGGGATGCAGTTCTGCTGGCAAGGTGCAGGATTCAGAGGTTTTTAGGGTCACACAGACAGATTTTATATCACTGAGGAACGATCCAGGGGATGAGGACAGAATCTCAGAGGTCCGTAAGCTCCTAAACTCAGGTCACTTCTACTTTGCCTGGTCTTCCACTGGCGTCAGCCTGGACTTGAGTCTCAACGCACATCGCAGGATTCTAGAAGATACCACAGATAACCGCTTCTTTTG GAACCAGTCTTTGCATCTGCACCTTAAACACTATGGAGTTAATTGTGAGGACTGGCTGCTGAGGCTGATGTGTGGCAGCGTGGAGATCAGGACCATTTATGCGGGGCATAAACAAGCCAAGGCCTGCATCTTCTCTCGCCTCAGCTCAGAGCGAGCTGGCACTCGGTTTAATGTTCGAGGAGCAAATGATGACGGGCAAGTGGCCAACTTTGTGGAAACGGAACAG GTTATTTTCCTTGAAGACAGAGTATCATCCTTCATACAGATCCGTGGGTCCATTCCACTTTTCTGGGAACAACCAGGAATACAG GTTGGTTCTCATCGTGTGAAACTCTCAAGGGGATTTGAAGCTAACGCCCCGGCTTTTGAAAG ACACTTTGCTGCCCTGCGTAGGTTGTATGGAAAACAGGTGATCATTAACCTtctgggagggaaggaaggGGAGCACATGCTCAGCAAGGCTTTTCAG AGTCACCTGAAGGCGTCGGAACATGCAGCCTCTGTGAAAATGATCAACTTTGACTACCATCAAAATGTGAGGGGTGGCAAAGCAGACAAACTCCACAGCGTTTTGAAGCCTCTGCTCAATAAGTTCATTGAGGACTGTGGCTTCTTTTATTACTCTGGGGAAACTGGCATTGTAAG GACTCAGGGAGGAACCATGAGGACCAACTGCCTGGACTGTTTGGATAGAACTAACAGTGTTCAAGCCTTTTTTGGCCTGGAG aTGTTGACCAAACAGTTAGAACAAATGGGCCTGACAGAGAAACCCCAGCTGGTGGCCAGGTTCCAGGAGGTTTTCAGAACCATGTGGTCTGTGAACGGGGACTCCATCAGTAAGATCTATGCAGGCACTGGTGCTCTGGATGGGAAAGCCAAG GCGGGAAAGCTTAAAGATGGCGCGCGCTCCGTCACACGGACCATCCAAAACAACTTCTTTGACACCTCCAAGCAGGAAGCCATCGATATCTTAAGACTGGGCTCCACACTGAACAGTGATCTGGCAGACAAAGCTCGTGCTTTGCTCACCACTTCCAGTCTTTATG TCACTGAGCCTGTCTTACAATCAG CCTCTCCAAGAGTGTTGCTGGGAATGTGTCAAAGCTACCACAAATACACGCGGCCGAAGCAGATCCGCGTGTGCGTCGGCACCTGGAATGTGAACGGGGGCAAACAGTTCCGCAGCATAGCTTTCCGCAACCAAACACTCAACGACTGGCTCTTGGATGCTCCGATGAAGGCCGGGCATCCTGAGTTCCAGG aCAGCAAAGCAAACCCCATAGATATCTTTGCCATCGGATTTGAGGAAATGGTTGAACTGAATGCTGGGAACATTGTCAGTGCAAG cacCACTAACCAAAAACTCTGGGCAGCAGAgcttcaaaaaaacatttccagggACCACAAGTATGTGCTGCTGGCATCAGAGCAGCTTGTAGgagtgtgtctgtttgttttcatccGCCCTCAGCACGCTCCGTTCATCAG AGACGTAGCTGTAGACACAGTGAAaactggaatgggcggggccacaggtAACAAAGGAGGCGTGGCCATCCGTCTGCTGTTCCACACCACCAGCATCTGCTTTGTGTGCTCCCACTTTGCCGCCGGCCAATCCCAGGTCAAAGAGAGGAATGATGACTACAACGAGATCACGCGCAGACTCAGTTTCCCCATG GGTCGTCTGCTCTACTCACATGATTACGTGTTCTGGTGTGGAGACTTCAACTACCGAATCAACCTGCCCAACgaggaagtgaaggagctcatcCGACAGCAGAATTGGGATGCTTTGACAGCTGGGGATCAGCTGGTGGAACAGAAAAATGCCGGAGCG ATCTTCAGGGGGTTCATTGAGGGAAAATTGGATTTTGCCCCCACCTACAAATACGACCTCTTCTCAGAAGATTATGACACCAGTGAGAAGTGCCGCACGCCGGCGTGGACGGACCGCATCCTTTGGAAGAGGAGAAAGTGGAACTTCAACAAAACGG CAGAGGAGATGAATGTTGTTGGAGCGTCATCTACTGCTGCGGAGAATGAGGAGGATCCGGAATATGCATGGAGCCCTGGTGTTTTACAGTACTATGGGAGAGCTGAGCTAAAGACCTCAGACCACAG GCCTGTTGTGGCAGTAATAGATGTGGATATCCTGGAAGTGGACCCAGAATCTCGGCACCAGGTCTACAAAGATGTCATTGGCAAGCAGGGGCCTCCAGATGGCACCATCCTGGTGTCGCTCTGCTCCTCTGGGCCCGATGATTACTTCAGCGATGACCTAATTGATGAGCTACTGGATAAATTTTCCAGTTTTGGAGATGTCATCCTCATCAG ATTCGTTGAGGAAAAGATGTGGGTGACTTTCCTGGAAGGTTATTCTGCTTTGGCAGCTCTTTCACTGAGTGCTTCCACT GTTCTTGGGAAGGTGGTTGACATCCGCCTCAGAAGCCCGGGCTGGATCAAGAGTCTGGAGGAGGAGATGAGTGTGGAAAGGATCTTCGGAAGCATTCCCACATCAGCCAGCTCCACTCTGCTCGCCGAAGACGCCGACGTGGATGAGGATGAATTTGACATGGAGG gtgaaGTGGATGAGGAAGTGGAGGAGATTCTTCCACAGCACCTGCAGCCCGGAGCCGGTTCTGGTCCCGGTTCCtctcccctcccctccccccgCAGCAGTCCCTGTCCCTCCCCCACCCACGGTGAACCCACCGCACCCAGCAGGCCCAGCCGTTCCCAGCAACCCTCCCGACCATCACAAG GACCCCCTGTTGACTTTCAGCCTGGAGCGCCCCCATCTGGAGGCCTGGAGCCCAAGCGCCCACCACCCCCTCGACCCACTCCCCCTCCTGCTAGACCCGCTCCACCTCAGCGGCCCCCACCACCATCAG GAGCAAAAAGCCCCGCTCTTCCTCGACCAGACCCTCGTGCAG GTCGTggacaagctgctgctggagctccAGGACCTGGAGGAGCTCCCAGACCT AATATTCCCCCTAGAGCCGGAGTGATTAGCATGCCCCCTCAGTCTCGCCCCCCGCCTCCCGCTCACCCCGGGGCGCCGCGGCCCATCCCGGAGGTGCATCCAGGCGCCCCTCGGCCGGTTCCAGACACCCATCCTGGAGCCCCACGCCCTGTTCCCAGCGCCCATGCCAAACCACCAGACCTTCCTTTGG GTCCTCCTCCATCAGGACCTCCTCCTGCAGCCCCCTTCGCTTTAAAACCCCAGACTCAGTCCCCCCCACAGCCTCAGCCGCCCTCATCTTCTGCTCCGTCACAACTCCCACCACCCATGCAGCCCACACTTCCAGCTCCTCTGCAGCCACAGCAGGCCGgagctcctccagcagcagcagcagcagctccctcCGGCACCCCCGCTGGGCCTCAGCAGGGCCTGGCCTCTCCCAAACCTCCGCCCCGTTCCCGCTCCTCTCACGCTCTGCCACCTGATGCTGCCAAACCCGAGAGCGCCCCAACTGCACAG ACAAACGGATTGAATGGAATCCAAAGAGAAGCACAATGGAGGCCCAACCCTTTTGACAAGCTCGCATTAGACTTCCACTCCGCCCCTTCCTGGCACAGCACCCAGTCACTGAGCAGAGGCTCCTCCCTCCACGCTCCCCCCTCCGTCCCTCCATCGGTGTTTTCCTCCACAACGCTGCCGTCCTCCTTCTCCCACCAGTCCTCTGCTCTGTTGGACCTCCAAGCTTTGgagtcctcctcctcttcctcgctcTCCACCCCGTCGCCGTTTGCCTCTTCCTTACTCCCGCCCCCTCCGGTGCCGTCCCGCAGCAGGTCGCAGGAGATGCTGCGCTCCTCCCCGAACGCTTTCGTGACTGACCCCCTGCCGGCCCGACCCAGCAGCACCAATCCTTTCACCGGACCGCtgactcagcagcagcagcaccgtCGCCCGCTCACCCCCGACTTCAACTTCCAACTTCAAGCAAGCCTTCAGAAAAGCTCGTCTGCTGTCGCTCCGCTGCTCGTCCCGACCCCCGCACCAACCGCCCAGCTCCACAGGACCACGTCCCTGTTTGGACCACCATCGAATCAAAGTGCCCGGCTTCCCGAATCAGCATCTGCCCCTGTTTTGCCTCTGGCTCCCCCTTCGTCCCTTCCACCTACCTTTGCCCTTCAGCCCCAGCCAGCTCCTTTAGGACCGATGCCCAAAAGGCAGTGGGTGACTTTTGACGACGAATTGGATTTTTCCTCCCGAGCTCAAACACAAAACCCCGTCTTCCCATCTACTTCCATCGGGTCCCAACCCTCTCGCTCCGTGTTTGCCTCAGAACCCGACTGGTTATCCTCTGCCTCCCTGACATCCCAAAAGCAGCTCCAACCTTCtagttctgtttttgtctcagaACCCGACTGGTTATCCTCTGCCCCTCTGGTACCAAAACAGCAGAACCAACCGCCTCGCTCCGTCTTTGACTCAGAACCCGAGTGGTTATCCTCCGCCCCCGCCTCCCTGGTGTCTAAACAGCAGAACCAACCTTCCCGTTCTGCCACCGTCTCCGAGCCTGACTGGCTATCTTCTTCCTCCAACTAG